In Croceicoccus sp. Ery15, a genomic segment contains:
- a CDS encoding DMT family transporter, giving the protein MNARSFLLLAAICLVWALNTIVSKLAVSELALPPLFYATLRSVVVALALAPWLRPIPDRFLLVAAVALAVSGGSFALLFIGLTDASPSAAGIVSLTGAPLTVLFAIVLLREKVHWRRGLGIALTFLGVGIAVASPSGWQSSIGLLFVGASSVVGALGNVGLKRLSLEPLRMQAWAGAISAIVLLPLSLMLEDGQAAAVSAEPWGTLAAVLFSGLIVSIGAHTLYYGMITQHDVNLIAPLTLMTPVFTVLLGIWLTGDHVGPELIAGALVAAAGVLVIVLRPGRNYLKAMLVRTRL; this is encoded by the coding sequence ATGAACGCTCGCAGCTTCCTACTGCTGGCGGCGATCTGCCTTGTCTGGGCGTTGAACACGATTGTCTCAAAACTGGCGGTCAGCGAACTGGCTTTGCCTCCGTTGTTTTATGCAACATTGCGGTCCGTGGTGGTTGCGCTGGCGCTGGCGCCGTGGTTGCGGCCCATACCCGACCGCTTCCTGCTTGTCGCAGCTGTTGCACTGGCGGTGAGCGGGGGCTCGTTCGCGCTGCTGTTCATCGGGCTGACTGATGCAAGCCCCTCTGCTGCCGGTATCGTCAGCCTGACGGGCGCGCCGCTGACCGTGCTGTTCGCCATTGTGCTGTTGCGCGAAAAGGTGCATTGGCGGCGCGGCTTGGGCATTGCGCTGACCTTTCTGGGCGTGGGAATCGCCGTCGCATCGCCATCAGGCTGGCAGAGCAGTATCGGGCTGCTGTTCGTGGGCGCATCGTCGGTTGTGGGTGCGCTGGGCAATGTCGGGCTGAAACGCCTGTCGCTGGAGCCTTTGCGCATGCAGGCTTGGGCGGGGGCGATTTCGGCCATCGTATTGCTGCCCCTGTCACTGATGCTGGAGGACGGGCAGGCGGCGGCCGTCAGCGCCGAGCCATGGGGCACGCTGGCGGCGGTGCTGTTTTCGGGGCTGATCGTCTCAATCGGCGCGCATACGCTTTATTACGGGATGATCACCCAGCACGACGTAAACCTGATCGCGCCGCTGACCTTGATGACGCCGGTGTTCACCGTGCTGCTGGGCATATGGCTGACAGGGGACCATGTCGGGCCGGAACTGATCGCGGGCGCATTGGTCGCGGCAGCGGGCGTGCTGGTGATCGTGCTGCGGCCGGGCCGGAATTATCTCAAGGCGATGCTGGTGCGGACGCGGTTGTAG
- the thrS gene encoding threonine--tRNA ligase: MSELLKISLPDGSVREMPAGSSPADVAAAIGPGLAKAAIAARVDGELRDIGRPFDGDAQLALVTAKDEEDALELVRHDYAHVLAEAVQALWPGTQITFGPATDDGFYYDVMAPATREPFGMDDLPAIEEKMREIIKADKPLVREVWSRQQLIDRWNAEGEKFKAEWAAELPEGEELTVYWSGQPNSEGAWLDMCRGPHLASTGKLDPQAFKLMRVAGAYWRGDQKNAQLTRIYGTGWLNKKQLNAHLMRLEEAAKRDHRKLAREMDLFHLQEEAHGSVFWHPNGYKVWRELEAYMRRAIDAAGYQEIKTPQVMDARQWEKSGHWGKYRENMFVVPDEVPNVEDEGPVISHDADWMALKPMNCPAHVLVFKQGITSYRELPIRLYENGCCHRNEPHGALHGLMRVRQFTQDDAHIFCREDQIVDEVRAFCELADRVYKDFGFTYSIKLALRPEQRFGSEADWDKAEDELRNAVIEAGLATDEYGWEELPGEGAFYAPKLEWHLTDAIGRTWQVGTIQSDRVLPERLDATYVGEDGEKHRPVMLHRAIFGSYERFIGILIEHFAGKLPVWLAPVQAVVATIVSDADDYAHEVVAKLQAAGIRVESDLRNEKINYKVREHSVAKVPHLLVVGKREAEEGTVAIRTLGEQQQKFCSLDEAIAMLKAETTAPDLR; encoded by the coding sequence ATGAGCGAACTTCTGAAGATCAGCCTGCCCGACGGTTCGGTGCGCGAAATGCCGGCGGGTTCCAGCCCCGCCGATGTGGCCGCCGCCATCGGCCCCGGCCTTGCCAAGGCGGCGATTGCCGCGCGCGTGGACGGCGAATTGCGCGATATCGGGCGCCCCTTTGACGGCGATGCGCAGCTTGCTCTGGTGACCGCAAAGGACGAGGAAGATGCCCTCGAACTCGTGCGCCACGATTACGCCCATGTTCTGGCAGAGGCGGTGCAGGCATTGTGGCCGGGCACGCAGATCACCTTTGGCCCCGCGACCGACGACGGTTTCTATTACGATGTGATGGCCCCCGCGACCCGCGAGCCGTTCGGCATGGACGATCTTCCCGCGATCGAGGAAAAGATGCGCGAGATCATCAAGGCCGACAAGCCGCTGGTGCGCGAAGTCTGGTCGCGTCAGCAGCTGATCGACCGCTGGAACGCCGAGGGCGAAAAGTTCAAGGCCGAATGGGCCGCCGAGCTTCCTGAAGGCGAGGAACTGACCGTATACTGGTCGGGCCAGCCGAACAGCGAGGGCGCATGGCTCGACATGTGTCGCGGGCCGCATCTTGCCTCGACCGGCAAGCTGGACCCGCAGGCGTTCAAGCTGATGCGGGTTGCCGGTGCATATTGGCGCGGCGACCAGAAGAACGCGCAGCTGACGCGCATATATGGCACCGGCTGGCTCAACAAGAAGCAGCTGAACGCGCATCTGATGCGTCTGGAAGAAGCCGCCAAGCGCGACCACCGCAAGCTGGCGCGCGAGATGGACCTGTTCCACTTGCAGGAAGAGGCGCACGGCAGCGTTTTTTGGCATCCCAACGGCTATAAGGTCTGGCGCGAGCTTGAGGCCTATATGCGGCGTGCCATCGACGCGGCGGGCTATCAGGAGATCAAGACCCCGCAGGTGATGGACGCGCGCCAGTGGGAAAAATCGGGCCATTGGGGCAAGTATCGCGAAAACATGTTCGTGGTGCCCGACGAGGTGCCGAACGTTGAGGACGAAGGCCCCGTCATTAGCCACGATGCCGACTGGATGGCGCTGAAGCCGATGAACTGCCCGGCCCATGTGCTGGTGTTCAAGCAGGGCATCACCAGCTATCGCGAATTGCCGATCCGGCTGTATGAAAACGGCTGCTGCCACCGGAACGAGCCGCATGGCGCGCTCCACGGGTTGATGCGCGTGCGCCAGTTCACGCAGGACGATGCGCATATCTTCTGCCGCGAGGACCAGATCGTCGACGAAGTGCGCGCCTTCTGCGAACTGGCCGACCGCGTCTACAAGGATTTCGGCTTTACCTATTCGATCAAGCTGGCGCTGCGCCCCGAACAGCGTTTCGGCAGCGAGGCCGACTGGGACAAGGCCGAGGACGAGTTGCGCAATGCGGTGATCGAGGCGGGACTCGCTACCGACGAATATGGCTGGGAAGAGCTGCCGGGCGAAGGCGCGTTCTATGCGCCCAAGCTGGAATGGCACCTGACCGACGCCATTGGCCGCACCTGGCAGGTGGGCACGATCCAGTCCGACCGTGTTCTGCCCGAACGGCTCGACGCGACCTATGTGGGTGAAGATGGCGAGAAGCATCGCCCCGTGATGCTGCACCGCGCGATTTTCGGCTCCTACGAACGTTTTATCGGCATTCTGATCGAACATTTCGCCGGTAAGCTGCCCGTTTGGCTCGCGCCGGTGCAGGCGGTAGTGGCGACCATCGTGTCCGATGCCGACGATTACGCGCACGAGGTGGTGGCGAAATTGCAGGCAGCCGGTATCCGCGTGGAAAGCGATCTGCGGAACGAGAAGATCAACTACAAGGTCCGCGAACATTCGGTGGCCAAGGTCCCGCACCTGTTGGTCGTTGGGAAGCGCGAGGCCGAGGAAGGCACGGTCGCGATCCGCACATTGGGCGAACAGCAGCAGAAATTCTGCTCGCTGGACGAGGCGATCGCCATGCTGAAGGCAGAGACGACCGCGCCGGATCTACGGTGA
- a CDS encoding helix-turn-helix transcriptional regulator, with translation MKNRLKVLRAERDWSQQHLADQLGVSRQSVNAIETGKYDPSLPLAFRIAALFALPIEDIFAPD, from the coding sequence GTGAAAAACCGCCTGAAAGTCCTGCGCGCCGAACGGGATTGGAGCCAGCAGCATCTGGCCGACCAGCTGGGCGTGTCGCGCCAGTCGGTCAATGCGATCGAGACGGGAAAATACGATCCCTCGCTCCCGCTGGCCTTTCGCATCGCGGCGCTGTTCGCCCTGCCGATCGAGGATATTTTTGCGCCCGATTGA
- a CDS encoding YjgN family protein — translation MDGTGAGFGAGGGMPDGNDPPEQAEAPLSAFNFEGTWREFAPIAFTNLLLTIVTLGIYRFWATTRERRYLWSRSRFIDEHLEWTGVGKELFFGFLMVAVLFGIPFLVLQFVVEALMLQGYPGAGAAVMISMFLLIFYLSGVARFRALRYRLGRTHWRGIRGGSYEPGFKYGLSYMWKYTVGYLAMGLMVPWAMVSLWNERWGHMTFGQMRFSGQADFSPLMKRYLVAYLAPFIILVLVFVAGVAAALGLGMMEEYEPDNPASATSFMWLFILGMLAFYLLWGLAYLLFYAKYMRVVIGEMRLGDDISFGFSASTKDWFKLIMGDVGLVVVTLGIGWIFLSYRHWKFFITHLEAYGVIDPDALMQSDTPMAKHGEGLLDAFDMGAI, via the coding sequence ATGGACGGAACGGGTGCGGGCTTTGGCGCAGGGGGCGGCATGCCGGATGGCAATGATCCGCCAGAACAGGCGGAAGCCCCGCTGTCGGCATTCAATTTCGAAGGCACGTGGCGCGAATTCGCCCCCATCGCCTTTACCAACCTGTTGCTGACCATCGTCACGCTGGGCATTTACCGGTTCTGGGCCACCACCCGCGAACGGCGCTATTTGTGGAGCCGCAGCCGGTTCATCGACGAACATCTGGAATGGACGGGCGTGGGCAAGGAATTGTTCTTCGGCTTCCTGATGGTCGCGGTGCTGTTCGGCATTCCCTTCCTCGTCCTGCAATTCGTGGTCGAGGCGCTGATGCTGCAGGGCTATCCCGGCGCAGGCGCGGCGGTGATGATCTCGATGTTCCTGCTGATCTTTTACCTGTCGGGCGTGGCGCGGTTCCGCGCACTGCGATACCGGCTGGGCCGCACGCACTGGCGCGGGATACGCGGCGGCAGTTACGAACCGGGCTTCAAATACGGTCTGTCCTATATGTGGAAATACACCGTCGGCTATCTGGCGATGGGCCTGATGGTGCCATGGGCGATGGTGTCTTTGTGGAACGAGCGCTGGGGCCATATGACATTCGGCCAGATGCGTTTTTCGGGACAGGCCGATTTCTCGCCGCTGATGAAGCGCTATCTGGTCGCCTATCTGGCGCCGTTCATCATCCTGGTGCTGGTGTTCGTCGCGGGCGTGGCGGCAGCGCTGGGCCTTGGCATGATGGAGGAATACGAGCCGGACAATCCGGCCAGCGCGACCAGCTTCATGTGGCTGTTCATCCTGGGCATGCTGGCGTTCTATCTGCTCTGGGGCCTCGCCTATCTGCTGTTCTATGCCAAATATATGCGCGTGGTGATTGGCGAGATGCGGCTGGGCGACGATATCAGCTTCGGCTTTTCGGCCAGCACGAAAGACTGGTTCAAGCTGATCATGGGCGATGTGGGGCTGGTCGTGGTGACATTGGGGATCGGCTGGATCTTCCTGTCCTATCGCCACTGGAAGTTCTTCATCACCCATCTGGAAGCCTATGGCGTGATCGATCCCGACGCGCTGATGCAGTCGGACACGCCGATGGCGAAACATGGCGAAGGGTTGCTGGATGCATTCGACATGGGCGCGATCTGA